The Salvelinus fontinalis isolate EN_2023a chromosome 32, ASM2944872v1, whole genome shotgun sequence nucleotide sequence gtcaatgtgcgggggtacaggttagtcgaggtcatttgtacatgtaggtagtgactatgcatagatggtagtgtacatgtaggtagtgactatgcatagataataaacagcgagtatcagcagtgtaaaaacaagggggagggggtcaatgtaaatagtccgggtggccatttgagtaatcgttcagcagtcttatggcttgggggtagaacctgttaaagagccttttggacctagacttggtgctcccgtACAGCTTGccttgtggtagcagagagaacagtctttgacttgggtgactggagtctttgacagttttttgggctttcctctgacaccgcctagcatataggtcctggatggcagggccgtacgcactaccctctgtagcgccttttggttggatgccgagcagttgccataccaggcggtgatacaaccggtcaggatgctcttgatggtgcagctgtagaactttttgaggatctggggacccatgccaaatcttttcagtctcctgagggggaaaaggtgtgtTGTTGTGCctgcttcacgactgtcttggtgtgtttggaccatgatagtttgttggtgatgtggacaccaaggagcttgaaactctcgacccgctccactacaaccccgtcagactccagtcacccaagtcataggtgcccttctttgtgaggtattggaaaacctccctggtctttgtggttgaatctgtgtttgaaatgcactgctcggctgagggaccttacagataattgtatgtgtggggtacagagatgaggtagtcattcaaaaatcatgttaaatactattattgcacacagagtgagtccgagcaacttattatgggacttgtgaagcaaatgtttactcctgaacttatttaggcttgccataacaaaggggttgaatacttattgactcaagacatttcagcttttaatttttaatttgttTTTAACATTTTCGAAAAACacgattccactttgacattatggggttttgtgtctAGGCATTTTAAATTCAATCCATTTTGTCAACACCTTGACAGTAACATTTTCCAAACAATAACACCATTAATACTAGTGTTTGTTTTAATGGTTTTGCCTTGAAAAAACAACAACTTGTTAGCTTCCTTAAAGTGGGCTAATTTTATTCCCACTCTTAAGGATATGCCATGTTCCCATTAAATAAAGAGGAATATTGGATCACACAGGAAGCAATGGACTCAGGAAGATATGAGTGACACACAGCCTTGCATGCAATGGTAGACAAACAGTTATATTCTTCTACATACAGCCACTGTAGAAGTAGACTGCACTCAGATGATTCCATAGGCTTGGGACAAGTCAGGCTCTCAGAAAACACCCCTGATCCAACACACTATCCCACATTTTTTCTTGGATTAAATTAGCTCTGACACAAAGCAGACATGCTCAGAAGTCTATGTCTATATTTCCCACAATATCAGTTCGTCCAGTTTATTCTAGATAGTCTAAACCTACTTCACACTTGTTATTTCTTCACTCAGTGAGAAGAGTCTCAGTGCCTGAGGAGCATCGCCTGTACCTGGCCTGCAGTGGCACTGTTGACTTACAGTGGCGACACCAGGTCAACAGGATCATAGTCACCAAACAAGGCCAGTCGGTTACTTACATGAACCAACAGAAATATGACCTCCAGCCTGATGGATCTCTGGTTATTAAAGAGCTGGAGCCATCCGACTCTGGGGACTACCACTGCAACGACCAGCTAGTGGCAGACGTGGAGGTACTGAAAGGTATGAGTGACAGGTACCGTGTGAAATGTAACACTTGTCTGACCACCACTCtagaataacaaaacaaaaaaatctatatattgGTTGCTGTCCTTGATGATGTGAGCTGAAAATGTACCACTGACTGGGCGATAAAGAATGGTTGAACCGATGATCAATTTCAAGTGGACAACCACCAGTGAAACTGCTCTGTAAGTATGCTAATAAACGGCTAATCGCTAGCAATCATGCTAAAATTATCATGCATTCCAATACAATATGCTAACGGTAGTGCTAGCGCGAGCCAACAAACAAGCTGAACACATGGTACTTTTACACAAAAGAGCACACAACTTAGGCATTTGGCGTGACCTTGACCAATAAAACACTAACAAAATTGGGGGTCCTCTGAATGGGAGTCTAAGCTGCCGACCGGAACTATCCAGAAGGGATGGCTAGAATCAGCTGACTGAAACTGTCCGTTTTAACAGATATTGTTCCAGACTCTTTTTCAATCTGTATTTTGTTTGTAGTCTTTAAGGTCTGTATTCTATACCGTAACTATTCCCATTGGTTTATGGAGAACTTCTAGTAGTTTTTTATATATAGATTGAATACTCGTCTTGTGTTCTGGTTACATACAAACTCAGTGAGTGGATGGAAAGGCTCCATAAGTGCGCATAGTGGTTCTTAACggcaaaaaaatgtaaaatacaaataaatgacgAATCAGTTAAATTCTACATATTTTTTAGGTCATGAAAGGATAATaacccttcatcattcatcaaAGCATATAACTAAGTTGGGTAAAGCTAGACCCCCAAAAACTTTGGGTTTCTGGAGTGTATGTATTTTAATTCTGGGCCGTTTCTGTTTCCATATAAAATGTAAGACTGAATTAAGAATCTTACCTCAGTACTAACAAAGTGTGCTAACAATAAATTGAGTCTAGGCAAGACATTCATTTTGACTATCAAAATTCGACCTGATAAAGTTAATGTTAGATTAAACCATCTGTCGAGATCTGCTGTAATTGTATTTGTGACTTTGTAGCTCTTCTAAACATTTTTAACTAAAACATCAATGCACAGGTATTTAAAATGGGTCACAATTGGTATCTTCGATTCTATATCGAGGTTGAACATTGCTTTGTTAAGTGGGAGCAGAAAAAGTCTATTTTGTTCATCTAATGAGCATATTACTATCAGTGTCAAATACATTTCCACATCATGTTACCAATATTTAATACAATAAATATCTGCCCACAGGCAAAAACTTTGCGGTTTCTGCTGGCCGAGCCCTATTGCTTCCCTGTATAGTATCTAGCAAAGCCAAGCGGAGGTGGTTCTTCAGGAAAGATAGTCATGCGAAACAAGAACCCATCTTGACTCTGTTCAAAAATGGGACCATGAAAAAGGAGAGAAAGGACCCCCAGAAAAGGTTTTCCTATGAAGATGGTGCCCTGCAGATCCTCAATCTCCAGCCAGGGGACTCTGGAGAGTACCTGTGTAATGGGGAAAAGGAAGCCAAAGTAACAGTGTTGACAGGTAGAGCTTTCCAAATAGCATTTTTTCTCCTGTTTTTCCCTTATAGCGACACTGTATCTATTTACCTGTCCATGTATTTTCCTTTGAGAGTATCATAAAGCATTTAATAAAAAGATCAGGCTCAAAAATCCTCTTCAACACTTGCTGGGAAAACCAGTAAGAGAAAGCTTTGGGGAAGCTTCAGAGGCCACTACAATGCCATTCCCAGTTAACTTAAAATGTCATGCATAACTTTTTTTTTGCAAACCCAGATCATCTCAACATCCAGAGTACCACTGCTCTTATGCAAACAGGTAACACAAAGCAACACTTTGCAGTTCTTGAAAGTATGAAAATTACACAAATCTAGGGTTTTAACTGTGAGCTGTAAATTCCATGACCAACATTCTTCACCTATTTTCAGATGTTGTtgggaaagagaacagagagacacgCCCTATAAATGGTAGGTTGTCCATGAAAGTTCAGACACAAACCCTGTTTTTGCTCTTTGTGGTGAAACTGAAATGGCAGTGGGTGTTGGTCAATATCGAGGGTCTTGAAATTGAAAGATGGAACGAAGTCACGATACAAAAGCAAGAACATGAGTCCCTTTTTTTTGTAActttctttttctccccaatttcgatctctggaggcaaaggttgagtcatgcgtcctccgaaacatgacccgtcaAACCGTGCTTCTTTatacccgcccgcttaacccagaagcaccaatgtgtcggaagaaacaccgttcaactgatgactgaggtcagcctgcaggcgcccaccacaaggagtcgcaagagcgtgatgagccaagtaaagccccccaaaCCTTCCCCATCGAACCCGGGtccgtagtgacgcctctagcacctcTAGCacgaagcagtgccttagaccgctgcgccactcagaagACCCCTCTGTGGACAATTCCTtcggcctcatggcttggtttttgctctgacatgcactgtcaactgtgggaccttatatagacaggtggaggcctttccaaatcgtgtccaatcaattgaatttaccacaggtggactccaatcaagttgtagaaacatctcaaggatgatcaatggaaacaggatgcacctgcactcaatttcaagtctcaaagcaaagggtccgaatgcttatgtaaataatgtatttctgttttgtattttttttattataaattagcaaacatttagacacctgttttcactttgtcattatgggatattgtgtgtagattgctgaggatttttaaaaatgtcatccattttagaataaggctgtaacgttaagaaaatgtggaaaaagtcaggggatctgaatactttccgaaggcactgaacATTTATGTGTTGTATATGCCACCCACCCAACTTTGTGTTTACTGTTAGCGACCATCCATGCTGTGTGCTCGCTTCAGAGAGCATGAACTGGGTTTTCATCCTGTTATGTTATCAGGTCACATTTTCACATATCAAATTGTGCTTCATGTTTTTGTCTATTAGTTGTGATGATAATAGCTGTCATTAAACTATGCATCGTGGTGCTTCTGGCTGGTCTGCTGTGCAATTTGCTGAAAGGAAGactgagaaaaagaaagaaatgcAGTACAGGTAAAAAAAATCCTCTAAATTATATTGTTTACAATAAATGAAATTGGCCTATACAGACTTTTACAAATGTGACATAATTACTGTATTCCCTATAGTGACAGGACACAAGCAGGAAGGAACTGAACTCCAGACTAGGTGCTTGTCAAATCTAGGTAAAGAACACTGTCTAATTGTTTGCTGACAGAAAAGTCTATCGAATAGGGTTTGTGTAAAATGTGTGCATTCTCAACAAGTATTGCTATCATTGAAAACAAgtaatttttaaaaatattttgtgTTATAGGGTCTGATATCACACAAAGTGATGGGGAAAAAGTGAGTACAAATGCATATCACTCATTGAAAAGATTGCTAAAATGTCAatttaaatatgtgtatgtttcCGTGTGTGTCTCAGAGTCCTTCTCATGTGGAAGACACTGAGGTTCAGTATGCATCTCTGGGTCGGCAGAACTGGAGGGAAAGATCGAGGGTACAGGGAGCCCAGCATCAGGTCATCTATTCCACTGTGGTCTCTGCTAGACCAGCATCAGGTCATCTATTCCACTGTGGTCTCTGCTAGACCAGCATCAGGTCATCTATTCCACTGTGGTCTCTGCTAGACCAGCATCAGGTCATCTATTCCACAGTGGTCTCTGCTAGACCAGCATCAGGTCATCTATTCCGCTGTGGTCTCTGCTAGACCAGCATTCCAGGGTTTGGAGAGAATAACACATTGATTTGACTAATTGACTCCTTTACAAAACAGTTTGTATTTTACCTCTTTGTATTACAGTACGAGTACATTATACAAAGGTTGCTCTTTAATCCTATAATAAATGTATTTGAGTCTTTCAAGATACGCAAGATACTATTCTTTTATCCAACTAATTCTATATCCTGTTGGCTAAAAACAATTATATTGAGATTCTTTGGATAAAAAAAACAATTATTACATTAGCTTTTTCAACATTTACAGAAACACTCAAACATGCACAAATGAAAAAACAATCTTATTTCCATCAAGAACAGATATTCAAAGAACAATGTCAGCAGATGCACCATACGCCTGAATGAACACATTGggccactgttggatagataacatcTCTCTGGGCCAATCCTGGCACTCCCTGAGCAATGGGGCGGGCCTTACCAGCGTGCTTCATAATGGCATAGTGCAGACTCACTTCcttatgaaatatatatatttcagtgTCAGTGATTAAATATTGACTTCATGCCATCCAAACCTCTCAGGCATAGATTTACAGTTAGACAAGGTTTAGTCCTAACGATTATGACGAACAGAAGTACTTTAACCTTGAGACTTGAAATCCTGTTCACACAGGAGCTACACAAATATGTTGTTTTACCTGAAAGAGGAAACAATTCATagaggcaatctgcagttcaaacaataacaaatggGCTATCCCGTCATTGTTTGGGTAAATAGCTGACCAATGGGGCTAAAGAAAtagaaccactctcaaattcataggcaGCACTattgatgcaaggactgaccatctatgAGATCAAAATGATAGCTTTAATCATGTTGTAACGACCCTGGGGTTATAAGCGCGGATATCGACTACAATGTTTTGAGAATATAAAAACAAGATTATAATTGGGGTTATAATTGGGGTTTTGATCGGGTAAGACAGTTCAACTAAGCTCATTAAGTTTTTATAAGTTATAttgttcaagaatcaatgggtatatataatTACTTAAATTCCAAAACATTTATGTAACAACTGCAGATTTGCAAAAGATCAACTTTTATTTTGTAATGTCCTTTTAATTAAACAATTTACAAGTCACTCCACTCCTACATTCACTCCTGTTTTTGCTGCTACCATTCAACCATAACAATAATGAGGATGATCAAGATTTGTTCACTATatctacactgagtgcacaaaacattatgaacacctgctctttccatgccatagactgaccaggtgaatccaggtgaaatctatgatcccttattgcagtcacctgttaaatccacttcaatcagtgtagatgaaggggaggagacaggataaagaaggatttctaagccttgagacaattgagacatggattgggtatgtgtgccgttcagaatgtgaatggacaagacaaaatatttaactgCTTTTGAACGGGTTATGGTGGTAATTGCCagacacaccggtttgtgtcaagaactgctacTCCCCtgcgtttttcacgctcaacagtttcccgtgtgtatcaagaatagtccaccacccaaaggacatccagccaacttgacacaactgtgggaagcattggagtcaacatgggccagcatcccagtgGAATGCTACCGACACCTTGTAGATTCCCCGTCcaaacgaattgaggctgttctgagggcaaaaggggtgcaagtcaatattaggaaggtgttcctaatgttttgtacagttatTGTACATTTACCGTACACCAGCTTGTTTTTCCAGTCACTGCAACAGAAAGTGAAAGTAAATATTACATTCCACAGCACAGTCTATGTAAAGGTGAAATTATAAGAGCAGACGCCTTTGTGTCGGATCACACACAGGATTTTTCTGCTCTCTGTGAAGTCTTCTTACCGAAAATGTTTTCGAGATTGCTAACTCTCACCATGCCAAACGTAAATCTCATCTTGGAGGCTCTGTCTGCTGTCTCAGGTTGCAACGTGGAATCAGCCACCGCGGGAACACTTTCACTAACCCCACAGGACTTTGTCAATGTGGTCGCACTAAAGGAGTTCTACGTACAAGAGGGCCTTCTAGAGTTGGAGTACCCAAGTTTGGGGACATTGTCTTTAAAAGGTGCCTTAGCTTTACCAGATGCCCCATCCGCCGCATCCATTCCACAAACCACTGTTTCTGTGAACGTGAATGAGTTCCTTGATTCTCGGTATGACTACGACTTTACAAATATTAAGGATGGTGAAGCAGTGTTTACTCGGGGAAAGGAGCAGTACGTCCGACCCTGTGGCTGGAACCGCATTGCCCTGAAGGTGTTGAACAAATACAGGGATGGAGATGGATGGTTGGGGACCGGAGACGAGGCCTGGCCAGTGTCCTaccatggacctgctatggaaGGATCCCAGGGCATCATCAGGaatgatggagatggagatggtgcTACTGTCGGAAGAGGAGTGTACTCAACACCGGACATTCACGTAGCTGAGAAGTTCTCCAAGAGATTCACGTCCAAAGTAGATAACAAAACCTACAAGGTGGTGCTACAGAATAGGATCAACCCCCAGAAAAGGCAACAGTGTCGAAGAGAGAGTTACTGGCTGGTTTATGTGCCTGAGGGATCATCTCCTGTTCAAGAGAGAGCTATTGTGGAAAACTCCATCCGTCCTTATGGTCTGCTGCTTAAGGAAGTGTTGTAATCCAGGCAGAAAATGTTTGATAGATAAGTAAATAGGTTTGTCTTAATCATACACATTATGATCAGAAAATTAAGAGATGTAACATCAGATCAATACAATTCTAAATCAACTAAGTAACAAGGTTAATTTGTTATTGTCATAGGATTAGGATCAGATTGCTTGAGATGTTTGCAGTGTAAATGTAGACTTCACCTGACAGGCTCCTATTATGGTTGTGTTCTAGTGTAATAAAATGACTTAAAATAAGTGTGCATTGTTTATTTACATTATACTTTATTTCCAGTGACCCCGCCTCATCTAACCACATATTTTCAACCAGTTGTTTTGGGAAAAGAGCGCTTTAAGTACATATAACTCCAAAATGTTAGTTTGGACAACGCTGAAAAAGACTTCCCTATTGAAAAGCTGTAGTCACAGCATCAATACAGCAACAATATACTACACTGCCACCTGGTGGTATTCTTATGGTATTTAATTTCCAATTATTGATTTACAAtgtttgattttatttatttaatcaattttagaataagtctgtaacctaACATATTGTGAAAAAcgtcagggggtctgaatactttccctcGGGCACTGTATATGAACAATTAGCCTGCTAGTTTGTTGGTGTCTTTATCAGTAATCTACATGAAGATATGCTTAGTGATTTGAAAATGCATTAATGAATGGTTAATTCATATTAAACTACTGTTTGTTACttttatatatataattaaaTGTATAAAACAATGCTTTGTTTTGATGCATTGATTAAAAAGAAGTGCAAACTTTCCTCTATAAATGTAGCCTTTGTAAATCTCGGGCAGCAAGCCAAGGATTTGCAGCAAGCTCACCTGACCGGAAACAGAGTCCAAAGACACAGAGGGCGCCAAACAAGGCCGAGACCGGGGACAACACAGGCCAGGAGTGTCCAACGTGACATCACCTCCCTCTCTGCCACTTCTGCGTCTGGAACACAAACCACACCGTCGTTACCACACACTGCTGctcagcccagagctaggagagcTGTGGGAGAAGAGCTGAGCAGAAACAGAAACCTTGAACAGAATTGATGACGAGTAGCCTATGTACCCTGACAGTCAACCACTGGTTATGTAGAAGTGCTTACTCTTTACCTGGCCCCTAATGATAAACAGGAAACAAAACAAACCTAAAAAGCAGA carries:
- the LOC129831221 gene encoding uncharacterized protein LOC129831221, translating into MNQQKYDLQPDGSLVIKELEPSDSGDYHCNDQLVADVEVLKGKNFAVSAGRALLLPCIVSSKAKRRWFFRKDSHAKQEPILTLFKNGTMKKERKDPQKRFSYEDGALQILNLQPGDSGEYLCNGEKEAKVTVLTDHLNIQSTTALMQTDVVGKENRETRPINVVMIIAVIKLCIVVLLAGLLCNLLKGRLRKRKKCSTVTGHKQEGTELQTRCLSNLGSDITQSDGEKSPSHVEDTEVQYASLGRQNWRERSRVQGAQHQVIYSTVVSARPASGHLFHCGLC